One region of Sulfurisphaera ohwakuensis genomic DNA includes:
- the ribC gene encoding riboflavin synthase, translating to MRKYGVVDTTFSRVDMGSIAIKVIRAEDPDAEIIRYTVPGIKDIPVAAKRLLDEGCDGVITLGWVGKSMLDKYSYLATSIGLIITQVLTSKHIIDVTVHEDEVDNEEKLKDLAIDRVTKHAKNLVKLVRDGRNALTPYAGKGLRQGYENVGPID from the coding sequence ATGAGAAAATACGGAGTAGTAGATACAACATTCTCAAGAGTAGATATGGGAAGTATAGCAATAAAAGTTATAAGAGCAGAAGACCCCGATGCAGAAATAATTAGATATACTGTCCCTGGTATAAAAGATATTCCAGTTGCTGCAAAGAGATTATTGGATGAAGGCTGTGATGGCGTAATAACTCTTGGTTGGGTAGGGAAATCAATGTTGGACAAATATAGTTATCTTGCAACAAGCATTGGTTTAATAATCACACAAGTTCTAACTTCTAAACATATAATTGATGTTACTGTTCATGAAGATGAAGTAGATAATGAAGAAAAACTAAAAGACTTAGCAATAGATAGGGTAACTAAGCATGCAAAAAATTTAGTTAAGCTAGTAAGAGATGGAAGAAATGCACTAACTCCTTATGCTGGGAAAGGATTAAGGCAGGGATATGAAAATGTCGGACCAATCGATTAA
- a CDS encoding CbiX/SirB N-terminal domain-containing protein, protein MYGVLLVLHGSKIKEWQDVAIQYANLLRKYFDLVEYGFIEFNQPSITEAAKKLASNGVDTIIVVPLLFAAGTHFKRDIPKQLEEIRGVKIMIAEPIGVDERVAEILKERVEEVLRSGTRS, encoded by the coding sequence ATGTATGGAGTGTTATTGGTCCTACACGGTAGTAAAATTAAAGAATGGCAAGATGTTGCAATTCAATATGCTAATCTTTTAAGAAAATATTTTGATTTAGTTGAATACGGTTTTATAGAATTTAATCAACCTAGTATAACAGAAGCTGCAAAAAAACTAGCTAGTAATGGTGTAGATACTATTATTGTAGTTCCGTTATTATTTGCAGCTGGAACTCATTTTAAAAGGGATATACCAAAGCAATTAGAAGAAATAAGAGGAGTAAAAATTATGATTGCAGAACCTATAGGTGTTGATGAAAGAGTTGCAGAAATTTTAAAAGAAAGAGTCGAAGAAGTCTTAAGAAGCGGCACCAGAAGCTAA
- a CDS encoding cobyrinate a,c-diamide synthase, producing MRFPRIIISSDRSNSGKTIISSALMRVLSRKMKVRGFKAGPDFIDPKYHTLATGVPSINLDLWLMGINGVKKSLLRYGKGYDIGIIEGVMGLYDGIDVNYSTYELSEVTKTPIILVVNCNNVSSTIGAIVKGLKDYRNARISGVIFNQIGSETHYNYCKNSVKEVQVLGYIKYDRNFSIPSRHLGLFTTEDFKEAENILQSVSRAIEESVDIDKIIEIANSAEELQEVNEITYDKGLNNKEIAAIAFDSAFNFYYSENIDLLRNKYQVEFFSPLLNEKINNPALIYIGGGYPELHLNDLEKSNTTIRWIKEEAEKGTKILAECGGLMYLSKEIIAEKSYKMVDLFDISIKAKDKLTIGYTELDVISDNILGKKGEVLRGHEFHVSRAISVGNDVKFSMKNRIGKGIWENKDGVTVYNTLASYSHFHFSSTRGLLSF from the coding sequence ATGAGGTTTCCTCGTATAATCATTTCTTCAGATAGAAGTAACTCAGGTAAAACAATAATATCCTCTGCCCTAATGAGGGTTTTATCTAGGAAAATGAAAGTGAGGGGATTTAAGGCGGGACCAGATTTTATTGATCCAAAATACCATACATTAGCTACTGGGGTTCCTTCGATTAACCTGGACCTATGGTTAATGGGAATTAATGGAGTAAAGAAGAGTTTATTAAGATATGGAAAAGGCTACGATATTGGAATAATTGAGGGAGTAATGGGGTTATATGATGGAATTGATGTGAATTATAGCACTTATGAACTTTCTGAAGTTACTAAGACCCCAATAATTCTAGTAGTAAATTGCAATAATGTTAGTAGTACTATAGGAGCTATAGTAAAAGGATTAAAAGATTATAGAAATGCAAGAATTAGCGGAGTAATTTTCAATCAAATAGGGTCTGAAACACATTATAATTATTGTAAGAATTCTGTAAAAGAAGTTCAAGTTTTAGGTTATATAAAATACGATAGAAATTTCTCTATTCCTTCACGTCATTTAGGGCTTTTTACAACTGAGGATTTTAAAGAGGCTGAAAATATTTTGCAATCCGTATCTAGAGCTATAGAAGAATCTGTCGATATAGATAAAATTATTGAAATCGCAAACTCAGCAGAAGAATTACAAGAAGTAAATGAGATTACATATGATAAGGGGTTAAATAATAAAGAGATTGCTGCTATAGCTTTTGATTCAGCATTTAATTTTTATTATTCAGAAAATATAGATTTATTAAGGAATAAATATCAAGTAGAATTTTTTAGTCCCTTGTTAAATGAGAAAATCAATAATCCAGCTTTAATTTATATAGGTGGTGGATACCCAGAATTACATTTAAACGATCTTGAGAAATCTAATACTACCATAAGATGGATTAAAGAAGAGGCAGAAAAAGGTACAAAAATTTTAGCGGAATGTGGAGGTTTAATGTACTTATCAAAAGAAATTATAGCTGAAAAAAGCTATAAAATGGTTGATTTATTTGATATTAGTATTAAGGCTAAAGATAAACTCACAATTGGTTATACGGAATTAGATGTGATATCAGATAATATATTAGGGAAGAAGGGTGAAGTACTTAGGGGTCATGAATTTCATGTATCTAGAGCTATAAGCGTAGGCAACGATGTAAAATTTTCTATGAAAAATAGAATAGGAAAGGGTATATGGGAAAATAAAGATGGGGTTACTGTTTATAATACATTAGCTTCTTATTCTCATTTTCATTTTTCAAGCACTAGAGGATTGTTGTCTTTTTAG
- a CDS encoding amidohydrolase family protein: MSILKINLGAILSGEELEYKEGVNIEIDDNNRILHIGNGYDSSAKNFKEFILVPPLINFHTHSGDFTFPEIGIDKTIKELVGDPHSEKYKYFKLYRNKINEGIREFIRKSISFGIIGILDFREEGVEGVLKAKKSIDLIDIYYFSLGRLDKFDEKELKALAKVAEGYGLPSPNYHSSKELNVIKNHFATKIRAVHFAETKKQYLRDDLEEIILSYSPNLIVHGTHFSINEFNLLKNEKIPLVVCPRSNLWFGVGLPNISAAYDVGVTVFYGSDNGSWISPNLWKDLELALLITRIQKPGSNYARDILSSATVNAYKYLRLDFTIKEGNKIYPVLIRGDEIFRANDKFVAIIKRASDNGIYSLGAIQNIS, from the coding sequence TTGTCGATTCTAAAAATTAATTTAGGTGCTATTTTATCTGGAGAGGAACTAGAATATAAAGAAGGAGTAAATATTGAAATAGATGATAATAATAGAATTTTACACATCGGTAATGGTTATGATTCTTCTGCTAAAAATTTTAAAGAATTTATACTTGTTCCGCCTCTTATAAATTTTCATACACATAGCGGAGATTTTACTTTTCCGGAAATAGGAATTGACAAAACTATTAAAGAATTAGTAGGAGACCCCCATAGTGAAAAATATAAATATTTCAAGTTATATAGAAATAAGATCAATGAAGGAATTAGAGAATTTATTAGAAAATCTATTAGTTTTGGAATAATAGGAATATTGGATTTTAGAGAAGAAGGAGTAGAGGGTGTGTTGAAAGCTAAAAAATCTATAGATTTAATTGACATTTATTATTTCTCTCTCGGTAGATTGGATAAATTTGATGAGAAGGAATTAAAAGCGTTAGCAAAAGTTGCAGAAGGATATGGATTGCCTAGTCCTAATTATCATTCTAGCAAAGAATTAAATGTTATCAAAAATCACTTTGCTACAAAGATTAGAGCCGTTCATTTTGCAGAGACAAAAAAGCAATATTTAAGGGATGACCTAGAAGAAATAATTTTAAGTTATTCTCCAAATCTTATAGTTCATGGAACTCATTTTAGTATCAATGAATTTAATCTCTTAAAAAATGAAAAAATTCCTCTAGTTGTTTGTCCTAGAAGTAATTTATGGTTCGGTGTAGGTCTTCCTAATATTTCTGCAGCCTATGATGTTGGTGTTACTGTTTTTTATGGAAGCGATAATGGAAGCTGGATTTCGCCAAATCTGTGGAAAGACTTAGAATTAGCTCTTCTTATTACTAGAATACAGAAACCAGGATCTAACTATGCAAGAGATATTTTATCATCAGCTACTGTTAATGCATATAAGTATCTTCGACTTGATTTTACAATAAAAGAAGGCAATAAAATATATCCGGTTTTAATAAGAGGAGATGAAATTTTTAGAGCAAACGATAAATTTGTTGCAATAATTAAAAGAGCTTCAGATAATGGGATTTATAGTCTTGGTGCTATCCAGAATATAAGTTGA
- the pcn gene encoding proliferating cell nuclear antigen (pcna), which produces MRIVYDDVRDLKAIVQALLKLVDEALFDIKPEGIQLVAIDKAHISLIKIELPKEMFKEYDVPEEFKFGFNTQYMSKLLKAAKRKEEIIIEADSPEVVKLTLSGALNRVFNVNNIEVLPPEVPEVNLEFDIKATINASGFKNAIGEIAEVADTLLISANEEKVIVKGEGENKVEVEFSKDTGSLADIEFNKESSSAYDVEYLNDIISLTKLSDYVKVAFAEQKPMQLEFNMEGGGKVTYLLAPKLS; this is translated from the coding sequence ATGCGTATAGTTTACGATGACGTGAGGGATCTGAAGGCTATTGTTCAAGCTTTACTTAAGTTGGTTGATGAGGCTCTATTTGACATAAAACCTGAGGGAATACAGCTTGTAGCTATAGACAAAGCACATATTTCTTTGATAAAGATCGAACTTCCTAAAGAAATGTTTAAAGAATATGATGTACCAGAAGAATTCAAGTTTGGATTTAATACACAATATATGAGTAAACTTTTAAAGGCAGCTAAAAGAAAAGAGGAGATAATTATAGAAGCAGATTCCCCAGAAGTCGTAAAGCTTACTTTAAGTGGTGCATTAAATAGAGTATTTAACGTGAATAACATAGAAGTATTACCACCAGAGGTACCTGAAGTTAATTTAGAATTTGATATTAAAGCTACAATTAATGCAAGTGGTTTTAAGAATGCAATAGGTGAAATAGCTGAAGTAGCAGATACACTACTAATTTCAGCTAATGAGGAAAAAGTAATAGTTAAAGGCGAAGGTGAAAATAAAGTAGAAGTAGAATTCTCAAAAGATACTGGAAGCCTTGCAGATATAGAATTTAATAAAGAATCTTCTTCTGCATATGACGTTGAATATCTAAATGATATTATATCCCTTACGAAGTTATCAGATTATGTTAAGGTAGCATTTGCGGAACAAAAACCTATGCAGTTGGAATTCAACATGGAAGGAGGGGGGAAAGTTACTTATTTGCTTGCCCCCAAATTATCCTGA
- a CDS encoding methionine synthase yields the protein MDELPILPTTVIGSYPRPKWLRESIRLHKAGKISDEDLQEAFDDAVVTVLHDHEIAGVDVPTDGEMRRDEMVEFFAERLAGFKFYGPVRVWGTNYYRKPSVVSKVEYIKPMLVDEFLFAKSVSYTENLKITITGPYTIAEWSYNEYYKNKRDLAFDLAKVINTEMKKLVEAGAKIIQVDEPAIHTHKNEVEWAIEAVNESIKGINVKVVMHVCYGEYSYLEPYLDKLNVDQINLALKNYNYEPVKLFKKWDREIGVGVIDVHNKRIETPEEVANDLKMLLDYFKPEMIWVNPDCGLKLLPRKIAFQKLLNMVKGTKIIREELKNKGYNSTSLKPLVNR from the coding sequence ATGGATGAATTACCAATTCTTCCAACAACGGTTATAGGTAGTTATCCTAGACCTAAATGGTTAAGAGAATCAATACGATTACATAAAGCTGGGAAAATTTCTGATGAAGATCTGCAAGAAGCTTTTGATGATGCAGTAGTTACAGTATTACATGATCACGAGATAGCTGGAGTTGATGTACCCACTGACGGAGAAATGAGAAGAGATGAAATGGTAGAATTTTTCGCAGAAAGATTAGCTGGATTTAAATTCTATGGACCAGTTAGAGTATGGGGGACTAATTATTATAGAAAACCATCCGTAGTAAGCAAAGTTGAGTATATCAAGCCTATGCTAGTTGATGAATTTTTGTTCGCTAAATCTGTATCCTATACTGAAAATCTAAAGATTACTATTACTGGACCCTATACAATAGCTGAGTGGTCATATAATGAATACTATAAGAATAAAAGAGACTTAGCGTTTGACCTGGCTAAGGTAATTAATACTGAAATGAAAAAGTTAGTAGAAGCTGGTGCGAAAATCATTCAAGTAGATGAACCAGCTATCCATACTCACAAAAATGAAGTTGAATGGGCTATAGAAGCTGTAAATGAGTCTATAAAGGGAATTAACGTTAAAGTTGTAATGCATGTATGTTATGGTGAATACAGTTATTTAGAGCCCTATTTAGATAAATTAAATGTAGATCAGATTAATTTAGCGTTAAAGAATTATAATTATGAACCAGTAAAACTGTTTAAAAAATGGGATAGAGAAATTGGAGTAGGGGTTATAGATGTCCATAATAAAAGAATAGAAACACCAGAGGAAGTTGCCAATGATTTAAAAATGTTACTAGATTACTTTAAGCCAGAAATGATCTGGGTAAATCCAGATTGTGGATTAAAGCTTTTGCCTAGAAAAATTGCATTCCAAAAATTATTAAACATGGTCAAGGGGACGAAAATTATAAGAGAAGAACTTAAAAATAAAGGTTATAATAGTACTTCACTAAAGCCTTTGGTAAATAGGTGA
- a CDS encoding DUF2208 domain-containing protein has product MSTYPQGYPNPYNWKMILVSQVLMILMSFVLSLYPQYFLPVYILYIIVILGITSVMTMRSNPLLSERKYLTDISNSRTLFEEKKAGELAQKDEEYMKKMQEFAMASFKSFMYMIIYIIAIFAFYGEVLLKIVGSVSGYERLLVYVIYFEALFLFNMFVYRRLIKFQTMEVMVPQSYKITEKGILSTDKSGVFLHSRHLVNAEIKENREKRYIEIHSQTSKLPYRIRLYTTEIDRLLEVLDRVKKLELKRQQSSSA; this is encoded by the coding sequence ATGTCTACCTATCCCCAAGGATATCCTAATCCATATAATTGGAAAATGATACTAGTCTCGCAAGTACTAATGATTTTAATGTCTTTTGTATTATCATTATATCCTCAGTATTTCTTACCTGTTTATATTCTTTATATCATAGTAATTCTTGGAATCACTAGCGTTATGACAATGAGAAGTAATCCTTTACTTAGCGAAAGAAAATATTTAACTGATATATCGAATTCACGAACTCTCTTTGAAGAGAAAAAAGCAGGAGAACTTGCCCAGAAAGATGAAGAGTATATGAAAAAAATGCAAGAGTTTGCTATGGCTAGTTTTAAATCATTTATGTATATGATAATATACATTATTGCAATATTTGCATTTTATGGTGAAGTTTTACTTAAAATAGTTGGAAGTGTATCTGGATATGAAAGACTGTTAGTATACGTTATTTATTTTGAAGCCTTATTCTTGTTCAATATGTTTGTGTATAGAAGATTAATAAAATTCCAAACTATGGAAGTAATGGTACCACAAAGTTATAAAATTACAGAAAAAGGTATATTGTCAACAGATAAAAGTGGAGTTTTTTTACACTCAAGGCATCTAGTTAATGCAGAGATAAAAGAAAACAGAGAAAAAAGATATATAGAAATTCATTCACAAACATCTAAATTGCCATACAGAATTAGACTATATACTACAGAAATAGATAGGTTATTAGAGGTACTAGATAGAGTAAAGAAACTCGAACTAAAAAGACAACAATCCTCTAGTGCTTGA
- a CDS encoding GTP cyclohydrolase IIa — protein sequence MKIMQINLVGYKEWTESLGYDREWKIQNFQHGFLSRLNEIAAEINSFIITYRYDSYIMLLDGVLIGKNDYILTKIKELSPVPIDICFGYGKTLLDAERNCSINIDNILLAKDEKVLVAHFDLDGFSRKKLLFDAYLEVYKIYNKLFHYAIELGGLAYYFGGDNIGIFLGVENINKIIELANSFPSMKVGIGIGNNPREALKNAAEALHTIRIYRNRKIEIVDSKN from the coding sequence ATGAAAATTATGCAAATAAATTTAGTAGGCTATAAAGAATGGACTGAGAGCCTAGGGTATGATAGAGAGTGGAAAATTCAAAATTTTCAGCACGGTTTTTTATCTAGGCTTAATGAAATAGCAGCAGAAATAAATTCATTTATAATAACATACAGATATGATAGTTATATAATGTTACTTGATGGTGTCTTAATTGGAAAAAATGATTATATTTTAACTAAAATAAAAGAACTTTCACCAGTTCCAATAGATATATGTTTTGGATATGGTAAAACTTTACTAGATGCAGAAAGAAATTGTTCTATTAACATTGATAATATCTTATTAGCTAAAGATGAAAAAGTACTTGTAGCTCATTTTGATCTGGATGGATTTTCTAGAAAAAAGCTATTGTTCGATGCTTACCTAGAAGTTTATAAAATATATAATAAGTTATTTCATTATGCTATAGAACTTGGTGGTTTGGCTTATTATTTTGGTGGTGATAATATAGGAATTTTCTTAGGGGTTGAAAATATTAATAAAATAATAGAATTAGCTAATTCTTTCCCAAGTATGAAAGTAGGTATAGGAATAGGTAATAATCCAAGGGAGGCTCTTAAGAATGCCGCTGAGGCATTGCATACTATAAGAATATATAGAAATAGGAAGATCGAAATTGTCGATTCTAAAAATTAA
- a CDS encoding 5-methyltetrahydropteroyltriglutamate--homocysteine methyltransferase: MRLETALIGSYPKPVRIAKIISKKNNGKISEEKYLEQIFNFMNNFFEMMKSFNVDFTTDSMIEWDDIADLTYSFLTNVKKGSLTRFFDNNFYYRQIVINEKLKYKEDNTYIKYFEKAKELARNYSFKLKAVILGPLTFLKLSENQYYKNEEELMRDYAIIVNSLLKNMKSDVVEIHEPSIFQKGIKKDLLDTLPEVYNIMLENINVEIHLLTYFDINFDRLENYMKLPVTVYGFDVTEGNKNKLGRLYQFLKGKQVYFGILDSRTTKMEKIVTIKRIVSTASEKGIERLILGNSSFNDFIPEIIVQKKFKLLQKAKEMMLNG; encoded by the coding sequence ATGAGATTAGAAACAGCACTAATCGGGAGCTATCCTAAACCAGTGAGAATCGCTAAAATAATTTCAAAGAAAAATAATGGGAAGATATCTGAGGAGAAATATCTAGAGCAAATATTCAATTTCATGAACAATTTTTTTGAGATGATGAAATCCTTTAATGTTGATTTTACTACAGACAGCATGATAGAGTGGGATGATATTGCAGACTTAACATATTCTTTCCTTACCAATGTTAAAAAAGGAAGCCTAACGAGATTTTTTGACAATAACTTCTACTATAGGCAAATTGTAATAAATGAAAAACTGAAGTACAAGGAGGATAATACATACATTAAATATTTTGAAAAAGCTAAAGAGCTCGCGAGAAATTATAGTTTTAAACTTAAGGCCGTAATTTTAGGACCATTAACTTTTCTTAAACTTTCTGAAAATCAATACTATAAAAATGAAGAAGAATTAATGAGGGATTATGCTATAATAGTTAACTCATTACTGAAGAATATGAAAAGCGATGTAGTAGAAATTCATGAACCTTCAATCTTCCAAAAAGGAATAAAGAAGGATTTATTGGATACTCTACCAGAGGTTTACAATATAATGCTAGAAAATATAAACGTAGAAATACATTTATTAACTTATTTTGATATAAATTTTGATAGATTAGAAAATTATATGAAATTGCCAGTAACTGTTTATGGATTTGATGTGACTGAAGGCAATAAAAATAAGCTTGGTAGACTTTATCAATTCCTAAAAGGAAAGCAAGTATATTTTGGAATCCTAGATTCAAGGACAACAAAAATGGAAAAAATTGTTACAATTAAAAGAATAGTTTCTACTGCATCTGAAAAAGGAATAGAAAGGCTAATCTTAGGTAACTCTTCCTTTAATGATTTTATACCAGAAATAATAGTTCAGAAAAAATTTAAATTATTACAAAAAGCAAAGGAGATGATGTTAAATGGATGA
- a CDS encoding DNA polymerase sliding clamp, with the protein MIKATYSSAKDFYSLLSGLLRVTDEIILNFTEDSIFSRYLTDDKVLMVIFKIPKEYLEDYTIDKPLGIKININDLKKILGKAKTKSATVTLEETEAGLKVTVRDEKTGTRSNIYIKGEKTSIDQLTEPKVNLSVTFTTDGDILKDIARDLSLVGEEVEISADENTVTLSTEEAGRTYKSLLRQDKPLKSLNIESPSKAVYSIEVLKDVFKVTTISQNVTVGFGNNIPMRIEVPTDSGGQLIFWIAPRL; encoded by the coding sequence ATGATTAAGGCGACATATTCAAGTGCGAAAGATTTTTACTCCTTGTTATCTGGTCTACTTAGGGTTACGGACGAAATAATTTTAAACTTTACTGAAGACAGCATTTTTTCAAGATATTTGACAGATGATAAAGTACTCATGGTTATATTTAAAATTCCAAAAGAATATCTGGAAGATTATACAATTGATAAACCGCTTGGAATTAAAATTAATATAAATGATTTAAAGAAAATTCTTGGAAAGGCTAAAACTAAAAGTGCAACAGTTACTTTAGAAGAGACTGAGGCTGGTCTAAAAGTTACTGTTAGAGATGAGAAAACAGGAACTAGAAGCAATATCTATATAAAGGGAGAAAAAACTTCAATAGATCAATTAACAGAACCTAAGGTAAACCTAAGTGTAACATTTACAACTGATGGGGATATACTAAAAGATATTGCTAGAGATTTAAGCTTAGTAGGTGAAGAAGTTGAAATATCTGCAGATGAAAACACTGTTACCCTCTCCACAGAGGAGGCTGGCAGAACATATAAGTCCTTATTAAGACAAGATAAGCCCCTTAAATCCTTAAATATAGAATCTCCTTCAAAAGCAGTATATAGCATAGAAGTTCTAAAAGATGTATTTAAAGTAACTACCATATCTCAAAATGTAACCGTGGGATTTGGAAATAACATACCTATGAGAATTGAGGTACCTACAGATTCTGGTGGTCAACTTATATTCTGGATAGCACCAAGACTATAA
- a CDS encoding 30S ribosomal protein S6e, with product MPDFKIVISDPQTKEPKIKKVKVKVSDQIQSIQGEKEGKALPIAKINQKLKEELGLDTLLTLQTIKQEGDKKVKVKTHFKIEIDNNVPSDEVWIAASIAEKYGANEFEAEAYRTKSFQLSIDQSKLSNIIGAKIGDVIELNVSGIPLKIKITGGSDNSGFPMRYDVPGGAKRKLLLSGPPGFYPEEDGMRRKKTVRGNMITQDIVQINTIIIR from the coding sequence TTGCCAGACTTTAAAATTGTTATATCTGATCCGCAAACAAAAGAACCAAAAATAAAGAAAGTAAAAGTAAAAGTATCTGATCAAATTCAATCAATCCAAGGAGAAAAAGAAGGAAAAGCTTTGCCCATTGCGAAAATAAATCAGAAGTTAAAGGAGGAATTAGGTTTAGATACTTTACTAACATTACAAACAATAAAACAAGAAGGAGACAAAAAAGTAAAAGTAAAAACCCATTTTAAAATAGAAATTGACAATAATGTTCCCTCTGACGAAGTTTGGATTGCAGCTAGCATAGCAGAAAAATATGGAGCTAATGAGTTTGAAGCAGAAGCTTATAGGACTAAATCTTTTCAATTATCTATAGATCAATCAAAATTAAGCAATATTATAGGAGCAAAAATTGGTGATGTAATAGAATTAAATGTGTCTGGAATACCTCTAAAAATAAAGATAACTGGTGGATCTGATAATTCTGGTTTCCCAATGAGATATGATGTTCCAGGTGGAGCCAAAAGAAAGCTATTATTAAGTGGACCTCCAGGTTTCTATCCAGAAGAAGACGGAATGAGAAGGAAAAAAACTGTTAGAGGAAATATGATTACACAAGATATAGTTCAGATTAACACTATAATTATTAGGTGA
- a CDS encoding 30S ribosomal protein S15 has translation MNKKRPNGKSHSTRPVRSGAPKWVRFTREEVELLVEELAKKGYSPSMIGIILRDQYGIPLVKQITGKKLTKILEEKGLAPKIPEDLFNLIRKAANVRRHLFEHPKDKRAKKGLEEIESKIRRLADYYKSIGKLPKEWKYEPEKAELLASGAAS, from the coding sequence GTGAATAAGAAACGCCCTAATGGTAAGTCACATTCTACAAGACCGGTTAGAAGTGGAGCACCTAAGTGGGTTAGGTTTACTAGAGAAGAAGTAGAATTACTAGTTGAAGAATTAGCTAAAAAAGGTTATTCACCTAGTATGATAGGTATAATTTTAAGAGATCAGTACGGTATTCCTCTAGTAAAACAAATTACTGGAAAAAAACTTACTAAAATCCTAGAAGAAAAAGGGCTTGCTCCAAAAATACCTGAAGACTTGTTTAATTTAATCCGAAAAGCAGCAAATGTAAGGAGACACTTATTTGAACATCCTAAGGATAAGAGAGCTAAAAAAGGATTAGAAGAAATAGAATCTAAAATTAGAAGACTTGCAGATTACTATAAGAGTATAGGTAAATTACCCAAAGAATGGAAATATGAGCCCGAAAAAGCAGAGCTATTAGCTTCTGGTGCCGCTTCTTAA
- the ribH gene encoding 6,7-dimethyl-8-ribityllumazine synthase has translation MSDQSINLAIVVAEFNYDITYLMLQRAIAHAKFLGANVKVVFKVPGSYDMAIAVKELLKRDDIDAVVTLGAVIKGETKHDEIVATQTARKILDLSVEYGKPVTLGIIGHGVTHEQAVERIEEYSTRAVEAAIKLARRLRELRKIQTLNEEMVVIE, from the coding sequence ATGTCGGACCAATCGATTAACTTAGCTATAGTAGTGGCTGAATTTAATTACGATATAACGTATCTGATGTTACAAAGAGCAATAGCTCATGCTAAATTCCTTGGTGCAAATGTAAAGGTTGTATTTAAAGTTCCAGGTAGCTATGATATGGCAATAGCTGTGAAAGAGTTACTAAAAAGAGATGATATAGATGCTGTTGTTACTTTAGGTGCAGTAATAAAAGGCGAAACAAAACATGATGAAATAGTAGCTACTCAAACTGCAAGAAAAATATTAGATTTATCAGTAGAATATGGTAAGCCTGTAACTTTGGGCATTATAGGTCACGGAGTTACGCATGAGCAAGCGGTGGAAAGGATAGAGGAATATTCCACAAGAGCTGTTGAGGCTGCAATCAAATTGGCTAGGAGGTTAAGAGAACTAAGAAAAATACAAACATTAAATGAGGAAATGGTGGTAATTGAATGA
- a CDS encoding 3,4-dihydroxy-2-butanone-4-phosphate synthase codes for MIQKSEIRKNLEDGLPILIYDFDGREEEVDMMFYAGRISWKSINLLRKDAGGLICYVTSKEYGQKLGLDFMSNIIREKYPYLAKKPSYGDEPAFSIWLNHITTKTGINDVDRAKTISELHSVISLLNEDEKLAKEKLETEFYSPGHVPVLLSRGIRYRRGHTELSISLLEYVNLEKSAVIAEMLDDGLSLSKEKALRYARHNGFLFIEGKEILKEVLI; via the coding sequence ATGATTCAAAAGTCTGAGATTAGAAAAAACCTTGAGGACGGATTGCCGATATTGATCTACGACTTTGATGGTAGAGAAGAAGAAGTTGATATGATGTTTTATGCTGGGAGGATATCATGGAAAAGCATAAACTTGTTGAGGAAAGATGCGGGAGGATTAATATGTTACGTTACGTCTAAAGAATATGGCCAAAAATTGGGATTAGATTTTATGAGTAATATAATAAGAGAAAAATATCCTTACCTAGCTAAAAAACCGTCATATGGCGATGAACCGGCCTTTTCTATTTGGTTAAACCATATAACTACAAAGACGGGAATAAATGATGTTGATAGGGCAAAGACAATATCTGAACTTCATAGTGTTATTTCTTTACTTAATGAGGATGAAAAATTAGCTAAGGAAAAGCTTGAAACTGAATTCTACTCACCCGGTCATGTGCCTGTATTGCTATCTAGGGGAATAAGATATAGAAGAGGACATACAGAATTAAGTATATCTTTACTCGAGTATGTAAATTTAGAAAAGAGCGCAGTTATAGCTGAAATGTTGGACGATGGATTAAGTCTTAGTAAGGAGAAAGCATTAAGATATGCAAGGCATAATGGATTTTTATTTATAGAAGGAAAAGAAATCTTAAAGGAGGTTCTCATATGA